One genomic segment of Aureimonas sp. AU20 includes these proteins:
- a CDS encoding ABC transporter permease subunit — MTASATDAPLPGPSPTPAPGLASAPHVKPEADHADKAKTLLQRIADLRAWLFLLALALGFEAWARAEFGGTFIFNSFNIQSIAIFAVAPLILATGQTFVIISGGIDLSLGFIMGLAAVVAAHVINYATPGLGLPMGVLVGTLVAVLVAGIPGFINGLLVSRLRVPPFIGTLGMFGVARGVAFLLAGGTTVPISNSFFATIGNGRILGVPYIILITAAFVLVMHYILSQTRFGQHNYAIGANVQAARRSGIDVKSHLLRLYMLSAFCAGLAGVVYSARFNAGAAQAGEPLLLDCVAAVVIGGASLFGGSGTILGTVAGAFVIAVIQYGLVFVNVEPFWQFISVGIVIIISVLIDQAQRRFSGGRIDE; from the coding sequence ATGACAGCATCCGCGACGGACGCGCCGCTTCCCGGCCCGTCTCCCACTCCGGCGCCGGGCCTTGCCTCCGCCCCCCATGTGAAGCCGGAGGCCGACCACGCCGATAAGGCCAAGACGCTTCTTCAGCGCATCGCCGACCTTCGCGCCTGGCTCTTTCTTCTGGCGCTGGCGCTCGGCTTCGAAGCCTGGGCGCGGGCCGAGTTCGGCGGCACCTTCATCTTCAATTCCTTCAACATCCAGTCGATCGCGATCTTCGCCGTCGCGCCGCTGATCCTGGCCACGGGCCAGACCTTCGTCATCATCTCGGGCGGCATCGACCTTTCGCTCGGCTTCATCATGGGCCTCGCCGCCGTGGTGGCGGCGCATGTCATCAACTATGCCACGCCCGGCCTCGGCCTGCCGATGGGCGTTCTCGTGGGAACGCTGGTGGCCGTGCTCGTCGCCGGCATTCCCGGCTTCATCAACGGGCTTCTGGTCTCGCGCCTGCGGGTTCCCCCGTTCATCGGCACGCTCGGCATGTTCGGCGTGGCGCGCGGCGTCGCCTTCCTTCTGGCCGGCGGCACCACGGTTCCGATCAGCAATTCCTTCTTCGCCACGATCGGCAACGGGCGCATCTTGGGCGTGCCCTACATCATCCTGATCACCGCCGCCTTCGTTCTGGTGATGCACTATATTCTCAGCCAGACGCGCTTCGGCCAGCACAATTACGCCATCGGCGCCAATGTTCAGGCGGCCCGCCGCTCCGGCATCGACGTGAAGTCGCATCTTCTGCGCCTTTATATGCTCTCGGCCTTCTGCGCGGGGCTGGCGGGCGTCGTCTACTCCGCGCGCTTCAACGCCGGCGCGGCGCAGGCCGGCGAGCCGCTGTTGCTCGACTGCGTGGCCGCGGTCGTGATCGGCGGCGCCAGCCTCTTCGGCGGATCGGGCACGATCCTTGGAACGGTCGCCGGCGCCTTCGTGATCGCCGTGATCCAGTACGGCCTCGTCTTCGTGAATGTCGAACCCTTCTGGCAGTTCATCAGCGTGGGCATCGTCATCATCATCTCGGTTCTGATCGACCAGGCGCAGCGCCGGTTCAGCGGAGGACGCATCGATGAGTAG
- a CDS encoding ABC transporter substrate-binding protein, protein MQRRSILKAAAGFAVAASIGLSAGPGHAQDKKYTVALIPGLTTDAFYITMRKGAQAAADALGVTLVFQGGPEFNPVVQVPVLDATIARKPDAILIAPTDKTQLVEPLRKAQDAGIAVITVDTFIGTGQYQTGSGDADFPLSYIASDNVLGGRMAARALAKAIGDAGGKVYVSNVKPGISTTDQREAGFKAEMKENFPKITVLDTQFNENDANKAASQLQAVYARNSDLKGVFGANLFSAIGAGNGVQQAGQTGNVKVVAFDAPGSIVGNIQSGLVDAAIAQHPAEIGYYGVVSAYAHLTGQSIPTTIGTGFTVIDKANVSDPNVAKYVYSE, encoded by the coding sequence ATGCAGCGTCGTTCGATCCTGAAGGCGGCGGCCGGCTTTGCCGTGGCCGCATCCATCGGCCTGTCCGCCGGCCCCGGCCATGCGCAGGACAAGAAATACACCGTGGCCCTGATTCCGGGCCTCACCACGGACGCCTTCTACATCACGATGCGCAAGGGCGCGCAGGCCGCCGCCGACGCGCTGGGCGTGACCCTCGTGTTCCAGGGCGGGCCGGAGTTCAACCCCGTGGTCCAGGTGCCGGTGCTCGACGCGACCATCGCGCGCAAGCCGGACGCCATCCTGATCGCGCCGACCGACAAGACCCAGCTGGTCGAGCCGCTGCGCAAGGCGCAGGACGCCGGCATCGCGGTGATCACCGTCGACACGTTCATCGGCACCGGCCAGTACCAGACCGGCTCGGGCGACGCCGACTTCCCGCTTTCCTACATCGCCTCGGACAACGTGCTCGGCGGCCGCATGGCGGCACGCGCGCTTGCCAAGGCGATCGGCGATGCGGGCGGCAAGGTCTATGTCTCCAACGTCAAGCCCGGCATCTCCACCACCGACCAGCGCGAAGCCGGCTTCAAGGCGGAGATGAAGGAGAACTTCCCCAAGATCACTGTTCTCGACACGCAGTTCAACGAGAACGACGCCAACAAGGCGGCGAGCCAGCTGCAGGCGGTCTACGCCCGCAACTCGGACCTCAAGGGCGTGTTCGGCGCCAATCTCTTCTCGGCCATCGGCGCGGGCAACGGCGTGCAGCAGGCCGGCCAGACCGGCAACGTCAAGGTCGTCGCCTTCGACGCGCCGGGCTCGATCGTCGGCAACATCCAGTCCGGCCTCGTGGACGCCGCGATCGCCCAGCACCCGGCCGAGATCGGCTATTACGGCGTCGTTTCCGCCTATGCCCATCTCACCGGCCAGTCGATTCCTACCACGATCGGCACCGGCTTCACGGTGATCGACAAGGCGAACGTCTCTGATCCGAACGTCGCCAAATACGTCTACTCCGAATAA